One genomic segment of Clostridium saccharoperbutylacetonicum N1-4(HMT) includes these proteins:
- a CDS encoding helix-hairpin-helix domain-containing protein — protein MIEELLKDKKKVGILILLVITIVIIGIVYINSGYKELRKNDTESIFTEDTAANSNMNDNKQGSNKNSSSKNNIKQSKAESVSNVDKNNEDKNIVVEIKGEVRKPDVYTLHEDAIVRDLIEMAGGLTENADLTNINRAKKLQNHDLIYIENKSGAKRDLQNTNTSIGNVVNSNGKVNINTATAEELKKLSGIGEVKAKNILDYRQKNGNFNSIEDIKNVTGITEKIFEKIKEQLEV, from the coding sequence CTAAAAGATAAGAAAAAGGTTGGAATACTAATATTGCTAGTTATTACTATTGTCATAATAGGAATTGTATACATTAATTCAGGATATAAAGAATTAAGAAAAAATGATACAGAAAGTATTTTTACAGAAGATACTGCAGCTAATTCAAATATGAATGATAATAAGCAAGGAAGCAATAAAAATAGTAGTTCAAAGAATAATATAAAGCAAAGTAAAGCAGAATCAGTTTCAAATGTGGATAAAAATAATGAAGACAAAAATATAGTAGTGGAAATCAAAGGAGAAGTCAGAAAACCTGATGTTTATACATTGCATGAAGATGCTATAGTAAGAGATCTTATTGAAATGGCAGGTGGACTTACAGAAAATGCTGATTTAACTAATATAAATAGAGCTAAGAAATTACAAAATCATGATTTGATTTATATAGAAAACAAAAGTGGAGCAAAAAGAGATTTACAAAATACAAATACTAGTATTGGAAATGTAGTTAATTCCAATGGAAAGGTAAATATAAATACTGCTACAGCTGAGGAATTAAAGAAATTAAGTGGTATTGGAGAGGTTAAAGCAAAGAATATACTTGATTATAGGCAGAAAAATGGCAATTTTAATTCAATAGAAGATATAAAAAATGTCACTGGAATTACGGAAAAAATATTTG